A portion of the Lolium rigidum isolate FL_2022 chromosome 1, APGP_CSIRO_Lrig_0.1, whole genome shotgun sequence genome contains these proteins:
- the LOC124683349 gene encoding 4-hydroxybenzoate polyprenyltransferase, mitochondrial-like has product MLARLDKPIGSWLLAWPCMWSLTMAAMPGALPDLKMLALFGCLTIPMRGAACTVNDLFDRNIDNKVERTKSRPLASGALTPTQGLCFFGVQLLLGLGVGFLLQLNNLSRVLGLIWFPLAYSYPLMKRLTFWPQAYLGLSFNYGALLGWAAIKGTLEPTIVLPMYIAGICWTLAYDTIYAHQDIKDDLKVGVKSTAIRFGDSTKHWISAFGTATIGGLALSGYNAGLAWPYYPILAAAAAQLAWQISTVDLTDRADCNRKFVSNNWFGALVFIAIFFGRLAS; this is encoded by the exons atgctcgctcgtctcgacaagCCCATCGGGTCCTGGCTCCTCGCTTGGCCATGCATGTG GTCACTAACAATGGCGGCAATGCCAGGGGCGCTTCCTGACTTGAAAATGCTCGCACTCTTCGGATGTTTAACTATCCCCATGAGGGGAGCCGCTTGCACGGTCAATGATCTTTTCGACCGCAACATTGATAAcaag GTTGAGCGCACCAAAAGCAGGCCGCTTGCATCAGGCGCTCTAACTCCTACTCAAGGATTGTGCTTCTTCGGAGTTCAACTACTACTAGGACTGGGAGTGGGTTTTCTTCTCCAACTGAACAACTTAAG CCGTGTTCTTGGGCTCATTTGGTTTCCATTGGCCTATTCATATCCCCTAATGAAGAGGCTCACATTTTGG CCTCAGGCATATCTCGGATTATCGTTCAACTATGGAGCTTTATTAGGATGGGCTGCTATCAAAGGTACTTTAGAGCCCACCATCGTCCTTCCAATGTATATTGCTGGGATATGTTGGACATTGGCGTATGATACCATATATGCACACCAG GACATAAAAGATGACCTCAAAGTAGGAGTTAAGTCCACAGCCATAAGGTTTGGAGATTCAACCAAGCACTGGATTAGTGCCTTTGGTACTGCAACGATTGGCGGTTTAGCACTTAGTGGCTATAATGCTGGACTTG CTTGGCCATACTACCCAATTCTTGCAGCTGCAGCTGCACAGCTGGCATGGCAGATTTCAACTGTTGACTTAACTGATCGCGCAGATTGCAACAGGAA ATTTGTCTCAAATAACTGGTTTGGAGCATTGGTATTCATCGCCATATTTTTCGGTCGACTTGCATCATGA